The following are encoded together in the Geobacter sulfurreducens PCA genome:
- a CDS encoding FecR family protein has protein sequence MKLVGFLCAVAIILLPFHSPGADSRDAELTFVAGEVFVKYEDVEEWVAADRGMPLAEGDQLWVAEGGRVEVSLRNGGAIRLDEFSVVDVLVLDRDNAQFFMVAGDLYGVYPSGKPEMEVETPFGSLQPRARTTFRVALADEGDAVQVDVLKGNVLAETAGGTTRIEGGTSWYLEEGSTELTPLDPPDEWDEWNLERSRPAGPKDHGQRM, from the coding sequence ATGAAACTGGTCGGTTTTCTGTGTGCCGTTGCAATCATCCTGCTTCCCTTCCACTCGCCGGGAGCAGACTCCCGTGACGCCGAGCTTACGTTCGTGGCCGGCGAGGTGTTCGTCAAGTACGAGGACGTGGAGGAGTGGGTTGCGGCCGACAGGGGGATGCCGCTGGCCGAGGGCGATCAGCTCTGGGTTGCCGAAGGAGGGCGGGTGGAGGTGTCGCTTCGCAATGGCGGGGCGATCCGCCTGGACGAGTTTTCGGTTGTGGACGTCCTTGTGCTGGATCGGGACAATGCCCAGTTTTTCATGGTCGCCGGCGATCTCTATGGTGTGTACCCCAGCGGCAAGCCCGAGATGGAGGTGGAAACCCCTTTCGGGTCCCTCCAGCCCCGGGCACGGACTACTTTTCGTGTAGCATTGGCCGACGAAGGTGACGCGGTCCAAGTGGACGTTCTGAAGGGGAACGTTCTGGCTGAAACGGCCGGCGGCACGACACGGATCGAAGGGGGTACATCCTGGTATCTGGAGGAGGGCTCCACTGAACTGACCCCACTTGATCCCCCCGACGAATGGGACGAGTGGAATCTTGAACGGAGCCGGCCAGCCGGCCCGAAAGACCACGGCCAGCGCATGTGA
- a CDS encoding DMT family transporter: protein MTTTPQSRPIINPYLAVLVGVFAVSFSALFVRLTTAPPLIIATYRLLFTFLLLAPATAASRFSGVRSMSRREIALSAASGVFLALHFVTWFTSLFYTSVASSVVIVTMQPVFVVVGAWLFFREKVPRLALLGGVVALCGSIVIGAGDFQLGMRAFVGDLLALAAAVFVSGYLLIGRKLRGNVELSGYTFVTYGASSLVLVSASFLSRTPCHPYPPLDWLLFFALAAVCTVLGHTVFNWVLRYVQASVVSVSILGEPIGAIVWASLFLGESPTLRQVAGGSLIFAGLYIFTRVSARNTVGRRP from the coding sequence GTGACAACGACACCCCAGAGCAGACCGATCATAAACCCCTACCTGGCAGTCCTGGTGGGGGTTTTTGCCGTTTCGTTCTCCGCGCTCTTCGTGCGTCTCACCACGGCCCCTCCCCTCATCATCGCCACCTACCGACTCCTGTTTACTTTTCTGCTGCTGGCGCCGGCCACGGCGGCTTCCCGCTTCAGCGGAGTGCGCTCCATGTCGCGCCGGGAAATCGCTCTCTCGGCAGCCAGTGGCGTGTTTCTCGCCCTCCACTTCGTTACCTGGTTCACCTCCCTTTTTTACACCAGCGTGGCCAGCTCGGTCGTCATCGTTACCATGCAGCCGGTTTTCGTGGTGGTCGGCGCGTGGCTCTTCTTCCGCGAGAAAGTACCTCGGCTGGCCTTGCTGGGAGGAGTGGTGGCCCTGTGCGGCAGCATCGTCATCGGCGCAGGTGATTTCCAGCTGGGTATGCGTGCCTTTGTGGGAGATCTCCTCGCCCTGGCCGCCGCGGTCTTTGTCTCAGGCTATCTCCTCATCGGCAGAAAGCTTCGGGGGAACGTGGAGTTGTCGGGCTATACCTTCGTCACCTATGGCGCTTCCTCTCTTGTTCTCGTCTCCGCCAGTTTCCTTAGCCGGACGCCGTGCCATCCCTATCCCCCCCTCGACTGGCTGTTGTTTTTTGCCCTTGCCGCGGTCTGCACCGTACTCGGGCACACAGTTTTCAACTGGGTCCTGCGCTATGTGCAGGCGTCGGTGGTATCTGTGAGCATCCTCGGTGAGCCCATCGGGGCCATCGTCTGGGCCTCCCTGTTCCTCGGCGAGAGTCCCACGCTCCGGCAGGTTGCCGGCGGTTCCCTGATCTTTGCGGGACTCTACATATTCACGCGGGTTTCGGCCCGGAACACGGTGGGACGCCGCCCGTAG
- a CDS encoding ABC transporter ATP-binding protein encodes MLVVENLSVNYGAIKALVNVSCRVDQGEIVALIGANGAGKTTILNTISSIVPAAAGRVLFEGEDITKTAPHEIVKRGVCQVPEGRRVFSKMSVLENLEMGAYIRSDKKGIAQEMERIFHLFPRLAERKKQLAKTLSGGEQQMLAMGRALMSQPRLLLLDEPSMGLAPMLVEKIFEIIGEINGTGTTIMLVEQNAHMALSIAHRAYVLETGQIVLEGPARELAENPEVRKAYLGE; translated from the coding sequence ATGCTCGTCGTTGAAAACCTTTCCGTCAACTATGGGGCCATCAAGGCTCTCGTCAATGTTTCCTGCCGGGTCGATCAAGGCGAGATCGTCGCCCTGATCGGCGCCAACGGTGCCGGCAAGACCACCATTCTGAACACTATTTCCAGCATTGTGCCGGCGGCGGCCGGCCGGGTCCTGTTCGAGGGTGAAGACATCACCAAAACCGCCCCCCACGAGATCGTCAAGAGGGGTGTGTGTCAGGTGCCCGAGGGACGTCGCGTCTTCTCCAAGATGAGTGTGCTGGAGAACCTGGAAATGGGTGCCTATATCCGGTCCGACAAGAAGGGCATCGCCCAGGAGATGGAACGGATTTTCCACCTCTTCCCCCGCCTGGCAGAACGGAAGAAGCAATTGGCCAAAACCCTTTCCGGTGGTGAGCAGCAGATGCTCGCCATGGGGCGGGCGCTCATGTCCCAGCCCCGGCTCCTGCTTCTGGACGAACCCTCCATGGGGCTCGCGCCGATGCTCGTGGAAAAGATCTTCGAGATCATCGGCGAGATCAACGGGACCGGTACCACCATCATGCTTGTGGAGCAGAACGCGCACATGGCCCTTTCCATCGCTCACCGGGCCTATGTTCTGGAGACCGGCCAGATTGTCCTCGAAGGGCCGGCCAGGGAGCTTGCTGAAAACCCCGAGGTACGAAAGGCGTACCTGGGAGAGTAG
- a CDS encoding ABC transporter ATP-binding protein, which translates to MSLLKLDNVTIRFGGLVAVDSVNLTVEQGEILALIGPNGAGKSTLFNLITGIYTPTAGSIAFKGETISGRKTYRIAAAGIGRTFQNIRLFPELSVLENVLIGAHTRGKWDLTGSILKLAPWVRREEGELAEWAIECLKQVDLAHRAYEPSTSLPYGEQRRLEIARALAIKPDLILLDEPAAGMNPQEKQVLLEMVRKIRATGITVFLVEHDMKFVMGLSDRIAVLDYGVKIAEGKPEEIRANPQVIEAYLGKAAVH; encoded by the coding sequence ATGTCGCTTCTGAAACTCGATAACGTAACCATCCGCTTCGGCGGTCTGGTGGCCGTCGACAGCGTCAACCTGACGGTGGAGCAGGGGGAGATCCTGGCGCTCATCGGTCCCAACGGCGCCGGCAAGAGCACCCTGTTCAACCTCATTACCGGTATCTATACGCCGACGGCGGGGAGCATTGCCTTCAAGGGTGAGACCATCAGCGGCCGGAAGACGTACCGCATCGCCGCCGCCGGCATCGGCCGCACCTTTCAGAATATCCGGCTGTTCCCCGAGCTGTCGGTTCTGGAGAACGTCCTGATCGGCGCCCACACCCGCGGGAAATGGGACCTGACCGGTTCCATCCTGAAGCTGGCCCCCTGGGTGCGGCGCGAAGAGGGCGAACTCGCCGAATGGGCCATTGAATGCCTCAAACAGGTCGACCTGGCGCATCGGGCCTATGAACCTTCCACGAGCCTTCCCTATGGCGAACAGCGTCGCCTGGAGATCGCGCGTGCTCTGGCAATCAAGCCCGACCTGATCCTGCTGGACGAGCCGGCCGCTGGCATGAACCCTCAGGAAAAGCAGGTCCTGCTGGAGATGGTGCGGAAGATCCGCGCCACCGGCATCACGGTCTTCCTCGTGGAGCACGACATGAAGTTTGTCATGGGGCTGTCCGACCGGATCGCCGTGCTCGATTACGGCGTCAAGATCGCCGAGGGAAAACCCGAAGAAATCCGGGCCAACCCGCAGGTCATCGAGGCGTACCTCGGCAAGGCGGCCGTCCACTAG
- a CDS encoding branched-chain amino acid ABC transporter permease codes for MGESLQSIVNLVDPYTLQILVNIGIAIVLALGLNVITGITGQLSLGHAAFMSIGAFTSAVITLRTGLPFSANLLLSGLITAFVGAAIGYPILRLTGDYLAICTLGFAEIVKVVFLNLDITNKALGLSVPPARSPIPMPIIVWVVAILSIIFVCFMKESRFGRALKAIRDDEIAAEAMGINIARYKVQSFAVGSFLAGVGGCLYAHFLSYINPSDFGFLKSVDILSMVVLGGLGSIAGTVFGASILAAAPEFLRFMSQYRMLVYGGLLVFLMVFRPNGLLGGINFTDLVLRAIGRKPATAEVNERHRK; via the coding sequence ATGGGAGAGTCCCTGCAGAGTATCGTCAACCTGGTTGACCCATATACCCTCCAGATCCTGGTGAACATCGGGATCGCCATTGTCCTGGCCCTGGGACTCAACGTCATTACCGGCATCACCGGCCAGCTCTCACTGGGGCACGCGGCGTTCATGAGTATCGGCGCCTTCACCAGTGCCGTGATAACCCTGCGCACGGGGCTTCCCTTCAGCGCCAATCTCCTCCTCTCCGGACTGATAACCGCCTTTGTCGGCGCAGCCATCGGCTATCCCATTCTCCGGCTCACCGGCGACTATCTGGCCATCTGTACCCTCGGTTTCGCCGAGATCGTCAAGGTTGTCTTTCTTAATCTCGACATCACCAACAAGGCCTTGGGGTTGTCGGTTCCCCCGGCCCGGTCGCCGATCCCGATGCCGATCATCGTCTGGGTGGTGGCAATACTCTCGATCATCTTCGTCTGCTTCATGAAGGAGTCACGCTTCGGCCGGGCGCTGAAGGCGATCCGCGACGACGAGATCGCCGCCGAGGCAATGGGGATCAACATCGCCCGCTACAAGGTCCAATCCTTTGCCGTCGGCTCATTTCTGGCCGGGGTGGGGGGATGCCTGTACGCTCATTTTCTCAGTTACATCAATCCATCAGACTTCGGCTTCCTCAAGTCGGTCGACATCCTGAGCATGGTCGTTCTCGGAGGGCTCGGCAGCATTGCCGGCACCGTCTTCGGCGCGTCCATCCTGGCGGCGGCCCCGGAGTTCCTTCGCTTCATGTCCCAGTACCGGATGCTCGTCTACGGTGGATTGCTCGTCTTCCTCATGGTATTCCGCCCCAACGGCCTGCTCGGCGGAATCAACTTCACCGACCTGGTGCTGCGGGCCATCGGCCGCAAGCCCGCTACGGCGGAAGTCAATGAACGGCACAGAAAATAA
- a CDS encoding branched-chain amino acid ABC transporter permease: MLLQQLINGIALGSTYALIALGYTMVYGIIALINFAHGEIFMAGAFVGLLMVAVFKMNIFVAMILAMATCMVMGVVIELIAYRPLRKSSRLSALISAIGVSIFLSTLALMIFGADAKGFPDTAFPVRQVKVLGAEISTLQLLIIGVSALLMLGLEFIVQKTKIGKAMRATSEDYNTAALMGINVNRVISFTFALGSSLAAAGGVLVGLLFNAVSFNMGLMAGLKAFSAAVLGGIGSIPGAMLGGLLLGVAEVMGVAAGYSSYRDAIAFAILVLVLLVKPTGLLGQKIQKKV, from the coding sequence ATGCTCCTGCAGCAGCTCATCAACGGGATCGCCCTCGGCAGCACCTATGCGCTCATCGCCTTGGGCTACACCATGGTCTACGGCATCATCGCCCTCATCAACTTCGCCCATGGAGAAATATTCATGGCGGGCGCGTTCGTGGGCCTGCTGATGGTAGCCGTGTTCAAGATGAACATCTTCGTGGCCATGATCCTTGCCATGGCAACCTGCATGGTCATGGGGGTGGTCATCGAGTTGATCGCCTACCGGCCCCTCAGGAAGTCGTCGCGGCTGTCGGCGCTCATCTCGGCCATCGGCGTCTCCATCTTCCTCTCGACTCTGGCACTCATGATCTTCGGTGCCGACGCCAAGGGTTTCCCCGACACCGCCTTCCCGGTCCGGCAGGTGAAGGTCCTTGGGGCCGAGATCTCGACCCTCCAACTCCTCATCATCGGCGTTTCGGCCCTCCTCATGCTCGGCCTCGAGTTCATCGTCCAGAAAACCAAGATCGGCAAGGCCATGCGCGCCACCTCCGAAGACTACAACACGGCAGCCCTCATGGGGATCAACGTGAACCGCGTGATCTCCTTCACCTTTGCCCTCGGATCCTCCCTGGCGGCTGCCGGCGGGGTGCTGGTGGGGCTCCTGTTCAACGCGGTAAGCTTCAACATGGGGCTCATGGCAGGGCTCAAGGCTTTCTCGGCCGCAGTCCTCGGCGGGATCGGCTCCATTCCCGGCGCCATGCTCGGCGGGCTGCTCCTGGGCGTGGCTGAGGTCATGGGGGTAGCTGCCGGGTATTCGTCCTACCGCGATGCCATCGCCTTCGCGATACTTGTCCTGGTCCTCCTGGTAAAGCCCACGGGCCTGCTGGGGCAGAAAATTCAGAAAAAGGTGTAA
- the pruA gene encoding L-glutamate gamma-semialdehyde dehydrogenase: MLNSELNTKIVNRGKEFFGSISGEKPSLFNKGAWMGKAMDWSMQNEQFKIQMFRFVDVFPSLTTSKLLTEHIREYFGNEQDMPAFMSTGAKVAGMLGSFGGAVLNKVLTSNIEEMARQFIVGETTKEAVKNLEKLRKDGFAAVVDVLGEATLSEEEAEVYTNTYLELLEALKKEQGSWKGLPGKGGDPGLDWGHAPKVNIAVKPTALFCLANPQDFEGSVVAILDRMRRIFKKVMELNGFLCIDMESYRHKEIILEVFRRLKLEYRDYPHLGIVLQAYLKDNDKDLDDLLAWAKEHKVQISVRLVKGAYWDYETVKAKQNDWEVPVWTIKAESDAAYERQARKILENHQICHFACASHNIRTISAVMEMARELNVPEDRYEFQVLYGMAEPVRKGILKVAGRIRLYAPYGNMVPGMGYLVRRLLENTANESFLRQSFAEDAQIERLLEDPAVTVERERAARAAKPKKERKGLGGLPPFNNEAMVDFTRADHRAAFPKHIAQVRTQLGKTYPLFINGKEVRTNDLIPTVNPNKPSEVLGQICQAGTTEVGDAIAAAKAAFPAWRDTDPRTRAEYLLKAAQAARKRLFELSAWQVLEIGKQWDQAYADVTEAIDFLEYYAREMIRLGQPQRVGHAPGELNHYFYEPKGVAAVIAPWNFPLAISMGMASAAIVTGNCVVFKPSGITSIIGWHLVELFREAGLPEGVFNFTPGRGSVMGDYLVDHPDISLIAFTGSMETGLRIIERAAKVHPGQANVKKIISEMGGKNAIIIDDDADLDEAVPHVLYSAFGFQGQKCSACSRVIVLDAVYDKFIERLVSMAKATKVGPSEDPANYMGAVADDKAMKSIKEYAEIGKREGHVLYESPVPAGEGYFVPMTIIGGIKPEHRIAQEEIFGPVLAVMRAKDFDQAIEWANSTQFALTGGIFSRSPEHLAKARREFRVGNLYINRNNTGALVERQPFGGARMSGVGTKAGGPDYLLHFMDPRVVTENTMRRGFAPIEEDDDWVD; this comes from the coding sequence ATGCTAAACAGTGAGCTGAACACGAAGATCGTTAACCGCGGCAAGGAGTTTTTCGGCAGCATTTCCGGCGAGAAGCCCTCCCTCTTCAACAAGGGGGCCTGGATGGGCAAGGCCATGGACTGGAGCATGCAGAACGAGCAGTTCAAGATCCAGATGTTCCGGTTTGTGGACGTGTTCCCCTCGCTGACCACCAGTAAGCTCCTGACGGAGCATATTCGCGAATATTTCGGCAACGAGCAGGATATGCCCGCGTTCATGTCCACGGGGGCCAAGGTGGCGGGGATGCTCGGTTCCTTCGGCGGGGCCGTGCTGAACAAGGTGCTCACCTCCAATATCGAGGAGATGGCCCGCCAGTTCATCGTGGGCGAGACCACCAAGGAGGCGGTGAAAAACCTGGAGAAGCTCCGCAAGGACGGCTTCGCCGCGGTGGTTGACGTGCTCGGCGAGGCGACCCTTTCCGAAGAGGAAGCAGAAGTCTACACGAACACCTACCTGGAGCTGCTGGAGGCCCTGAAGAAAGAGCAGGGGAGCTGGAAAGGCCTGCCCGGCAAGGGAGGCGACCCTGGCTTGGACTGGGGGCATGCCCCCAAGGTGAACATTGCGGTGAAGCCCACGGCCCTCTTCTGCCTGGCCAATCCCCAGGACTTCGAGGGGTCGGTGGTGGCCATCCTTGACCGGATGCGCCGCATCTTCAAGAAGGTAATGGAGCTGAATGGCTTCCTCTGCATCGATATGGAATCGTACCGCCACAAGGAGATCATCCTGGAGGTCTTCCGGCGCCTGAAACTGGAGTACCGCGACTATCCCCACCTGGGAATCGTGCTCCAGGCTTACCTGAAGGATAACGACAAGGACCTGGATGACCTTCTGGCCTGGGCGAAGGAGCACAAGGTTCAGATATCCGTCCGTCTCGTGAAGGGTGCCTACTGGGACTACGAAACGGTCAAGGCGAAGCAGAACGATTGGGAAGTCCCGGTCTGGACCATCAAGGCGGAGAGCGACGCGGCCTACGAGCGCCAGGCGCGGAAGATCCTGGAAAACCACCAGATCTGCCACTTTGCCTGCGCCTCCCACAATATCCGGACCATATCGGCGGTCATGGAGATGGCGCGGGAACTGAATGTGCCGGAGGATCGTTATGAATTCCAGGTTCTCTACGGCATGGCCGAACCGGTGCGCAAGGGGATTCTGAAGGTGGCGGGACGCATCCGCCTCTATGCACCCTACGGCAACATGGTTCCGGGGATGGGGTACCTGGTGCGTCGGCTCCTGGAGAACACCGCCAATGAATCGTTCCTGCGCCAGAGCTTTGCCGAGGACGCCCAGATCGAGCGCCTGCTGGAAGACCCGGCTGTCACGGTCGAGCGGGAACGGGCCGCCCGCGCCGCAAAGCCGAAGAAGGAGCGGAAAGGCCTCGGCGGGCTTCCCCCGTTCAACAACGAGGCCATGGTGGACTTCACCCGGGCTGATCACCGGGCTGCCTTCCCGAAGCACATCGCCCAGGTGCGGACCCAGTTGGGCAAGACCTATCCCCTGTTCATAAACGGGAAAGAGGTCCGGACCAACGACCTCATCCCCACCGTGAACCCCAACAAGCCCTCTGAGGTCCTGGGCCAGATCTGCCAGGCAGGCACCACGGAGGTGGGCGACGCCATCGCTGCCGCCAAGGCAGCCTTCCCGGCATGGCGCGACACCGATCCCCGGACCAGGGCCGAATATCTCCTGAAGGCGGCCCAGGCCGCCCGCAAGCGACTCTTCGAACTCTCGGCCTGGCAGGTCCTGGAGATCGGCAAGCAGTGGGATCAGGCCTATGCCGACGTGACCGAGGCCATCGACTTCCTGGAATACTATGCCCGTGAGATGATCCGGCTGGGCCAGCCCCAGCGGGTGGGCCACGCCCCGGGCGAACTGAACCATTACTTCTACGAGCCCAAAGGGGTGGCCGCGGTCATCGCACCCTGGAACTTCCCCCTGGCCATCAGCATGGGCATGGCGTCGGCAGCCATCGTCACCGGCAACTGCGTGGTCTTCAAGCCGTCGGGGATCACCTCGATCATCGGCTGGCACTTGGTGGAGCTGTTCCGCGAGGCGGGCCTCCCCGAAGGGGTCTTTAACTTCACGCCGGGTCGCGGCTCGGTCATGGGCGACTACCTGGTGGATCACCCGGACATCAGCCTGATCGCCTTCACCGGCTCCATGGAGACCGGCCTGCGGATCATCGAGCGTGCCGCCAAGGTCCATCCGGGCCAGGCCAACGTGAAGAAGATCATCTCCGAGATGGGCGGCAAGAACGCCATTATCATCGACGACGACGCCGACCTCGACGAGGCGGTGCCCCATGTCCTCTACTCGGCCTTCGGCTTCCAGGGGCAGAAATGCTCCGCCTGTTCCCGGGTCATCGTGCTGGATGCAGTTTATGATAAATTCATCGAGCGGCTCGTTTCCATGGCCAAGGCCACCAAGGTGGGCCCCTCCGAGGATCCGGCCAACTACATGGGTGCCGTGGCCGACGACAAGGCCATGAAGAGCATCAAGGAGTACGCGGAGATCGGCAAGCGGGAAGGGCATGTTCTCTATGAGAGCCCGGTGCCGGCCGGTGAGGGGTATTTCGTCCCCATGACCATCATTGGCGGCATAAAGCCCGAGCACCGTATCGCCCAGGAGGAGATCTTCGGACCGGTTCTTGCGGTTATGCGGGCCAAGGACTTCGACCAGGCCATCGAATGGGCCAACTCCACGCAGTTTGCCCTCACCGGCGGTATCTTCAGCCGCAGCCCCGAACACCTGGCCAAGGCCCGCCGGGAGTTCCGGGTGGGGAACCTCTACATCAACCGGAACAACACCGGTGCCTTGGTGGAGCGGCAGCCCTTCGGCGGCGCCCGCATGTCCGGGGTCGGCACCAAGGCCGGCGGTCCCGACTACCTCCTCCACTTCATGGACCCGCGGGTGGTCACTGAGAACACCATGCGGCGCGGTTTCGCTCCTATCGAGGAGGACGACGACTGGGTCGATTAG
- a CDS encoding FadR/GntR family transcriptional regulator, which translates to MFRKAKQNRIFQDVVDQIQEAIVEGRLKEGDQLPAERKLQEEFNVSRGTLREALRVLEQKGLIEIRTGVAGGSVIKGVSTEQVSESLALLIRYQKVPLAKLAEFREGVEGIVAALAANRATSEQTSRLQELLSTAGEYLEQGEPHWDAFIRTDEEFHLALAEMTDNPLFITVLETVYHNIHTYYERYLPMEETVLRQNYQDLKDLFAAVAARDGKRAEELAREHVRRFNTRMEERHIS; encoded by the coding sequence ATGTTTCGCAAGGCCAAGCAAAACCGGATCTTTCAAGACGTGGTGGATCAGATACAGGAAGCGATCGTGGAAGGGAGGCTCAAGGAGGGGGACCAGCTTCCGGCAGAGCGAAAGCTCCAGGAAGAGTTCAATGTAAGCAGGGGTACCCTCCGGGAGGCGCTCCGCGTCCTGGAACAGAAGGGGCTCATCGAGATCCGGACCGGCGTGGCCGGGGGATCGGTGATCAAGGGGGTATCCACCGAGCAGGTGAGCGAGAGCCTGGCGCTGCTCATCCGCTACCAGAAGGTGCCACTGGCGAAGCTGGCCGAATTCCGCGAGGGCGTCGAAGGCATCGTGGCCGCGTTGGCCGCAAACCGGGCAACCTCCGAGCAGACAAGCCGGCTGCAGGAGCTGTTGAGCACGGCCGGTGAGTACCTGGAGCAGGGGGAGCCCCACTGGGATGCCTTCATCCGGACCGACGAGGAGTTTCACCTGGCCCTGGCCGAGATGACCGACAACCCTCTCTTCATCACGGTGCTCGAAACCGTCTATCACAACATCCATACCTACTACGAGCGCTACCTGCCCATGGAGGAAACGGTGCTGCGCCAGAACTACCAGGACTTGAAGGATTTGTTCGCGGCTGTCGCCGCCCGGGACGGGAAACGGGCCGAAGAGTTGGCCAGGGAGCACGTGCGGCGCTTCAACACGCGGATGGAGGAGCGCCATATCTCCTGA
- a CDS encoding TolC family protein, which yields MNRAVSLPVAALLFLAVTGASAGNAGADTRIFTLTEAVEHALSNNGELKAARSGHEAAQAGTVRAGLYPNPVLELEGATGALTGSSNENSMELAISQEVLLGGKRAKRLEAAERDVEAVRWWLADRERLTALEVKTAYADLLLAQQRVDLAKQAAELGSRLLTLTQERFAAGDIPELEVNLARVEAARSDSERMAAEREIVPVRSRLSTLMGLDPGTEAAVVAPPDEQPVTALVAGLATKAREHRPDLKALTAEQARGEVEVSLARSEGVPNLTVGLFVAHERSTDAIGTDEEKTRDTIVGVRLSLPLPLFDRNQAGIREAGARRGGTEARLIAARTALEREVAAEYARMAAAEEVLRLYAKDILPRLKENLALVQEAYGLGEIDILAVIEEQKKYVAVHGSYLAAVHARQTARARLEAAVGAPLDELTTGGTQ from the coding sequence GTGAATCGAGCAGTTTCCCTGCCGGTGGCGGCCTTGTTGTTTCTTGCCGTCACCGGTGCGTCGGCGGGCAATGCCGGCGCCGACACCAGAATCTTCACCCTTACCGAGGCCGTTGAGCACGCTCTCAGCAACAACGGTGAGCTCAAGGCGGCGCGGAGCGGACACGAGGCCGCCCAAGCCGGCACCGTCCGGGCCGGGCTTTACCCCAATCCGGTCCTGGAGCTGGAAGGAGCCACCGGTGCCCTCACCGGCAGCAGCAACGAAAACAGCATGGAACTGGCAATTTCCCAGGAAGTGCTGCTTGGCGGCAAGCGGGCCAAACGACTGGAAGCCGCGGAGCGGGACGTCGAGGCGGTCCGCTGGTGGTTGGCGGATCGGGAACGTCTCACTGCCCTGGAAGTGAAGACGGCGTATGCCGATCTTCTGCTGGCCCAGCAACGGGTCGATCTGGCAAAGCAGGCCGCGGAGCTGGGCAGCCGCCTGCTGACCCTGACGCAGGAGCGTTTCGCTGCGGGCGACATTCCTGAGCTGGAGGTCAACCTGGCCCGGGTCGAGGCGGCGCGCAGCGACAGCGAGCGGATGGCGGCGGAACGGGAGATCGTGCCGGTCCGCTCTCGGCTCTCAACCCTCATGGGTCTTGACCCCGGCACTGAGGCGGCCGTTGTTGCGCCGCCCGACGAACAGCCCGTTACCGCCCTGGTTGCCGGCCTGGCAACCAAGGCCCGGGAACACCGTCCCGACCTCAAGGCACTGACCGCCGAACAGGCCAGGGGCGAGGTAGAGGTGAGCCTTGCCCGGTCCGAGGGGGTACCGAACCTGACAGTGGGACTCTTCGTGGCCCATGAGCGGAGCACCGACGCCATCGGCACCGACGAGGAAAAAACCCGTGACACCATCGTGGGGGTAAGGCTCTCCCTGCCGCTCCCCCTCTTTGATCGCAACCAGGCCGGCATCCGCGAGGCCGGTGCCCGCCGCGGGGGAACCGAGGCCCGGCTCATCGCCGCCCGCACCGCGCTGGAGCGGGAGGTGGCGGCGGAGTATGCCCGAATGGCCGCAGCGGAGGAGGTCCTCCGCCTCTACGCGAAGGATATCCTTCCACGGCTCAAGGAGAACCTCGCCCTGGTTCAGGAGGCCTACGGACTGGGGGAAATAGACATTCTCGCGGTTATCGAGGAGCAGAAAAAATACGTGGCGGTCCACGGGTCATACCTGGCGGCCGTCCATGCCCGGCAGACGGCCCGTGCCCGCCTGGAGGCAGCCGTGGGCGCGCCCCTTGACGAACTGACAACAGGAGGTACCCAGTGA